From one Flavobacterium sp. N502536 genomic stretch:
- a CDS encoding ABC transporter ATP-binding protein, which produces MSNLLEVHKVVKQYGDYVALNEVSLNVPKGSIYGLLGPNGAGKTSLIRIINQITLPDSGEVILDGEKLQPKHVQHIGYLPEERGLYTSMKVGEQCLYLAQMKGLSKAEAKLQLEYWFDRLGIQGWWNKKIQELSKGMAQKIQFVVCVLHKPKLLIFDEPFSGFDPVNANVIKDEILALKEQGATIIFSTHRMESVEELCDHIALIHKSNKLIEGKVSDVKRQFRTNSFEVGILTDNVEGLMYDITQKFTVSPANFKSLNDDLKLDIQIGNAAPNELLHLLTQRGQVTHFVEKIPSVNDIFIQTVTENKN; this is translated from the coding sequence ATGAGCAACTTACTCGAAGTACATAAAGTCGTAAAACAATACGGTGATTATGTAGCGCTTAACGAAGTTTCATTAAATGTACCAAAAGGTAGTATTTATGGACTATTAGGTCCGAATGGAGCCGGAAAAACTTCCCTGATCCGAATTATAAATCAAATTACATTGCCGGATAGCGGTGAGGTAATTTTGGATGGAGAAAAATTGCAGCCCAAACATGTACAGCATATTGGTTATCTTCCTGAAGAAAGAGGGTTGTATACTTCTATGAAAGTAGGAGAACAATGTTTGTATCTGGCGCAGATGAAAGGACTCTCTAAAGCCGAGGCAAAATTACAACTGGAATACTGGTTTGATCGTCTTGGAATTCAGGGCTGGTGGAACAAGAAAATTCAGGAACTTTCAAAAGGAATGGCCCAAAAAATTCAGTTTGTCGTTTGTGTGCTGCACAAGCCTAAATTGTTGATTTTTGATGAGCCTTTCTCGGGATTCGACCCGGTCAATGCCAATGTCATTAAAGATGAGATTCTGGCATTGAAAGAACAGGGAGCCACCATTATTTTTTCGACACACCGTATGGAAAGTGTGGAGGAACTTTGCGATCATATTGCTTTAATTCACAAATCGAATAAACTGATTGAAGGTAAGGTAAGCGATGTAAAACGCCAGTTTAGAACCAATAGTTTTGAAGTTGGAATCCTCACGGATAATGTAGAAGGTCTGATGTACGATATCACACAAAAATTTACCGTTTCGCCTGCTAATTTTAAATCCTTAAATGATGATTTAAAACTGGATATTCAAATTGGAAACGCTGCGCCTAACGAGTTGCTGCATTTGCTTACACAACGCGGACAGGTGACCCATTTTGTAGAGAAAATACCAAGTGTAAATGATATTTTTATTCAAACAGTTACCGAAAACAAAAATTAA
- a CDS encoding ABC transporter permease has translation MMLKLFKENIRIAFGSIKTQLLRTILTVVIIAIGITALVGILTVVTALENTVSTNFASMGANTFNINQYENTVKNRGGNEREIVNPIISYPEAVAFKNKFKYPFTETSLSFTATSKAEVKYLDQKTDPEITILGVDEHYISNSGLETTSGRSFNQFDIDNNTYSCVVGSDFEKGLLKDVNPIDKIISIRGARFKVIGVLKEKGSTFGNSQDLRVLIPIQVARSLFTAPKINYTISVMVSKKELLDEAVDNATSTMRRVRKLSPVRESNFGIGRSDDLINRILGITKYLGWASWIISIITILGSSIALMNIMIVSVTERTREIGVRKALGATKITISVQFFIETLLIGQIGGLVGIVLGILVGFGFAAAMNFAFVIPWMAIFAAFGTSFMVAIVSGLYPAIKASQLDPIEALRYE, from the coding sequence ATGATGCTAAAATTATTTAAAGAAAATATCCGAATTGCTTTTGGTTCGATCAAAACTCAATTGTTACGAACTATTCTTACAGTAGTTATTATTGCTATCGGAATTACCGCTTTGGTGGGAATCCTGACCGTAGTTACAGCACTTGAAAATACGGTCTCTACCAACTTTGCTTCGATGGGAGCTAACACCTTTAACATCAATCAGTACGAAAACACCGTTAAAAATCGTGGCGGAAATGAGCGCGAAATCGTCAACCCTATTATTTCTTACCCGGAAGCGGTAGCCTTCAAAAATAAATTCAAATACCCTTTTACAGAAACATCCCTCTCTTTTACGGCGACCTCCAAAGCCGAAGTAAAATACTTAGATCAAAAAACCGATCCCGAAATTACTATACTTGGAGTTGATGAGCACTATATCTCAAACTCGGGTTTAGAAACAACTTCAGGCCGTTCTTTCAATCAATTTGATATTGACAACAATACTTATTCCTGCGTCGTGGGTTCTGATTTTGAAAAAGGTTTACTAAAAGATGTCAACCCAATTGATAAAATCATTTCGATACGAGGGGCACGTTTTAAAGTTATTGGTGTTTTAAAAGAAAAAGGTTCCACTTTTGGAAACAGTCAGGATTTAAGAGTATTAATTCCAATTCAGGTAGCACGTTCTTTATTTACAGCACCAAAAATCAACTACACCATTAGTGTTATGGTTTCTAAAAAAGAACTTTTGGATGAAGCTGTAGACAATGCCACAAGTACCATGCGTAGGGTTCGCAAATTGAGTCCGGTTCGCGAAAGCAATTTTGGTATTGGCCGAAGCGATGATTTAATTAACCGAATTCTGGGAATTACCAAATATTTAGGCTGGGCCTCCTGGATCATCAGCATCATCACCATCTTAGGATCGTCGATTGCTCTGATGAACATTATGATCGTTTCGGTTACAGAACGAACCCGTGAAATTGGTGTCCGCAAAGCTTTAGGCGCGACTAAAATCACTATTTCGGTACAGTTTTTTATCGAAACCTTATTAATTGGTCAGATTGGCGGTCTGGTCGGAATTGTACTGGGAATCCTTGTAGGTTTTGGTTTTGCCGCCGCAATGAATTTTGCTTTTGTAATTCCATGGATGGCCATTTTTGCCGCTTTTGGTACCAGTTTCATGGTTGCTATTGTCTCTGGTTTGTATCCGGCAATAAAAGCTTCACAACTGGATCCTATTGAGGCTTTGCGCTACGAATAG
- the dnaJ gene encoding molecular chaperone DnaJ: MKKDFYEILGISKNADAAEIKKAYRKSALKYHPDKNPGDKEAEENFKLAAEAYEVLSDPNKKAKYDQYGHQAFDGSGGFGGGHGGMNMDDIFSQFGDIFGGGFGGFGGGGGGGPRRAKGSNLRIKVKLTLEEIANGVEKKVKVKRKVQAKGVTYKTCSTCNGQGQVMRVTNTILGRMQSASTCPTCGGSGQILDKRPAEADAQGMILEDETVSIKIPAGVVDGMQLKVSNKGNDAPGNSIPGDLIVAIEELEHEFLKREGENIHYDLYISFPEAVLGVSKDIEAINGKVRIKLEEGIQSGKILRLKGKGIPSINGYGSGDLLVHVNVWTPKTLSKEQKQFFENALNDDHFIPSPEKSEKSFFEKVKDMFS; encoded by the coding sequence ATGAAAAAAGATTTTTACGAAATACTAGGCATTTCAAAAAATGCGGATGCTGCCGAAATTAAAAAAGCTTATAGAAAAAGTGCATTGAAATATCATCCGGACAAAAACCCGGGCGACAAAGAGGCAGAGGAAAACTTTAAATTAGCGGCAGAAGCTTATGAAGTACTAAGCGATCCTAACAAAAAAGCGAAATACGATCAGTACGGACATCAGGCTTTTGATGGTTCTGGCGGATTTGGCGGTGGTCACGGTGGTATGAATATGGATGACATTTTCAGCCAGTTTGGTGATATTTTTGGCGGTGGATTTGGTGGTTTCGGCGGAGGCGGAGGCGGTGGCCCTCGTCGTGCTAAAGGAAGCAATCTTCGAATTAAAGTAAAATTGACTTTAGAAGAAATTGCAAATGGTGTTGAGAAAAAAGTAAAAGTAAAACGTAAAGTTCAGGCTAAAGGAGTTACCTACAAAACGTGTTCGACTTGTAACGGTCAGGGACAGGTAATGCGTGTAACCAACACTATTTTAGGAAGAATGCAGTCTGCGTCAACTTGTCCTACTTGTGGCGGGTCTGGCCAGATTTTAGATAAAAGACCAGCTGAAGCGGATGCACAGGGAATGATTTTAGAAGACGAAACCGTTTCCATCAAAATTCCTGCGGGAGTTGTAGATGGAATGCAGTTGAAAGTTTCTAATAAAGGAAATGATGCTCCCGGAAATAGTATTCCTGGTGATTTAATTGTAGCTATTGAAGAATTAGAGCACGAGTTTCTGAAACGTGAAGGTGAGAACATTCATTATGATTTATACATCAGTTTCCCGGAAGCTGTTTTAGGAGTTTCTAAAGACATCGAAGCAATCAATGGAAAAGTTCGCATCAAATTAGAAGAAGGAATTCAATCCGGAAAAATCTTAAGATTAAAAGGAAAAGGTATTCCGAGTATCAATGGATATGGAAGTGGAGATTTGTTAGTTCATGTAAATGTATGGACTCCAAAAACACTGAGCAAAGAGCAAAAACAATTCTTTGAAAATGCATTGAACGACGATCACTTTATTCCGAGTCCTGAAAAATCAGAAAAATCATTTTTTGAAAAAGTAAAAGATATGTTTTCATAA
- the hisS gene encoding histidine--tRNA ligase, translating into MASKPSIPQGTRDFSPAEVSKRQYIIQVIKNNFEKFGFQPIETPSFENSDTLMGKYGEEGDRLIFKILNSGNFFYNKSKIELPKSMEQLQASSADKITIAERIELNSFTKQISEKALRYDLTVPFARYVVQHQNEIEFPFKRYQIQPVWRADRPQKGRFREFFQCDADVVGSKSLWQEVELVQLYDTVFTALGLEGVTIKINNRKILSGIAEVIGASDKLIDFTVALDKLDKIGEDGVKKEMIENGISEEALVKVQPLFSFTGTFADKIKQLSDLLAASEEGMKGVEELQFICDNVATLGLSTATLDLDVTLARGLNYYTGAIFEVAAPKSVAMGSIGGGGRYDDLTGIFGLKNMSGVGISFGLDRIYLVLEELQLFPETVSATSKALFINYGDAEALYASQAIQKLRQENIKVELYPDNVKVGKQFQYADKRLIPFAVIAGDQEIATKSYALKNLVTGEQVTVDFDGLKNALLA; encoded by the coding sequence ATGGCTTCAAAACCAAGCATACCGCAAGGAACAAGAGATTTTTCGCCTGCAGAGGTGTCAAAACGTCAATATATCATTCAGGTTATAAAAAATAATTTTGAAAAATTTGGCTTTCAGCCGATCGAAACCCCTTCTTTTGAAAACTCAGATACTTTGATGGGGAAGTACGGAGAAGAAGGCGATCGTTTGATTTTTAAAATATTAAATTCAGGGAACTTTTTCTATAACAAAAGTAAAATAGAATTGCCAAAATCGATGGAGCAGCTTCAGGCTTCTTCTGCAGATAAAATTACCATTGCAGAAAGAATCGAATTGAATTCTTTTACCAAACAAATCTCCGAAAAAGCATTGCGTTACGATTTAACCGTTCCGTTTGCGAGATACGTGGTGCAGCACCAAAATGAAATTGAGTTTCCTTTTAAAAGATATCAGATTCAGCCGGTATGGAGGGCTGATCGTCCGCAAAAAGGACGTTTCAGAGAGTTTTTTCAATGTGATGCCGATGTGGTAGGATCAAAATCGTTGTGGCAGGAAGTAGAATTGGTGCAGTTGTACGATACCGTTTTTACCGCTTTAGGTTTAGAAGGAGTTACCATCAAGATCAACAACAGAAAAATATTATCGGGTATCGCAGAAGTGATTGGAGCTTCGGATAAGTTAATCGATTTTACGGTGGCACTGGATAAATTGGATAAGATCGGGGAAGATGGTGTGAAAAAAGAAATGATCGAAAATGGTATTTCTGAAGAAGCATTGGTGAAAGTTCAGCCGCTGTTTAGTTTTACAGGAACCTTCGCGGATAAAATCAAGCAGCTTTCCGATTTATTAGCAGCATCAGAAGAAGGAATGAAAGGAGTGGAGGAGCTTCAATTTATTTGTGACAATGTGGCAACTTTAGGGTTGTCAACAGCTACTTTAGATTTGGATGTGACGCTTGCCCGTGGATTGAATTATTATACCGGAGCAATTTTTGAAGTTGCAGCTCCAAAATCGGTTGCGATGGGTTCTATCGGAGGTGGTGGAAGATACGACGATTTGACGGGTATTTTCGGATTGAAAAATATGAGTGGTGTTGGTATTTCTTTTGGATTGGATCGTATTTATCTGGTTTTAGAAGAATTGCAGTTGTTCCCGGAAACTGTTTCGGCAACTTCAAAAGCACTGTTCATTAACTACGGAGATGCTGAAGCGTTGTATGCTTCGCAGGCTATTCAGAAATTAAGACAGGAAAACATAAAAGTAGAGCTTTATCCGGACAATGTAAAAGTCGGGAAACAGTTTCAGTATGCCGATAAGCGTTTAATTCCGTTCGCAGTTATTGCGGGAGATCAGGAAATTGCTACAAAATCGTATGCACTTAAAAATTTAGTGACAGGCGAGCAGGTTACTGTTGATTTTGATGGACTGAAAAATGCTTTACTGGCATAA
- a CDS encoding nucleotide exchange factor GrpE — translation MKFKNIFKNKSNMTTENTEFDQELDDVTLENNANGEQLIVEELSVEEQLAQDLAKEKDKFLRLFAEFENYKKRTSKERIDLFKTANQEVLLAMLPVLDDFDRAIVEINKSEDETLTKGVELIHEKLKSTLVSKGLEQVEVRAGDAFNADFAEAITQIPAPSEKLKGKIVDVIEKGYKLGDKIIRFPKVVIGN, via the coding sequence ATGAAGTTTAAGAATATTTTTAAAAATAAAAGTAATATGACTACTGAAAATACAGAATTCGATCAGGAATTAGATGATGTAACGTTAGAGAACAATGCCAACGGTGAGCAGTTAATTGTTGAAGAATTAAGTGTTGAAGAGCAATTGGCTCAAGACTTGGCAAAAGAAAAAGATAAGTTTTTGAGACTATTTGCCGAATTCGAAAATTACAAAAAAAGAACTTCAAAAGAGCGTATCGACTTGTTTAAAACGGCAAACCAGGAGGTTTTATTGGCGATGCTGCCAGTTTTAGATGATTTTGACAGAGCGATAGTAGAAATCAACAAATCGGAAGATGAAACCTTGACAAAAGGGGTTGAGTTGATTCACGAAAAATTAAAAAGCACTTTAGTTTCTAAAGGTTTAGAGCAAGTTGAAGTAAGAGCAGGTGATGCTTTTAATGCTGATTTTGCTGAGGCAATTACCCAAATTCCGGCTCCGTCTGAGAAATTAAAAGGGAAAATTGTTGATGTTATTGAAAAAGGATACAAATTAGGAGACAAAATTATCCGTTTCCCTAAAGTTGTGATCGGAAACTAA
- a CDS encoding ABC transporter permease, translating to MSIISLIIKREFIAKVRNKSFVVMTFLSPLLFVAIAGFIGYLSSMKAETKRIAIHDETGLFAQDFVKKNKEEAEFKYLNVSEIDTKALKDSITNENYDGLIVIPKTNNLSDLESKIEFISNNSPSISFIEKTQRVIASKITKVNLEAAKLDTTAIQKAQSEVNIHLVKASGEESLKGLNEIKIGIGGAFGYLIMMFIIIYGNMVMRSVIEEKTNRIIEIIISSVKPFQLMIGKIVGTSLAGLLQFIIWAIIGLGLMFAASAFFGVNVGPTARISPELMQSAQHEMSGTAQMYIRELWNLPIASIIIGFVIYFIGGYFLYSSFYAAIGAAVDNQTDSQQFLLPILMPLILSVYIGFFTVVNDPHGTIAVVFSMIPLTSPIVMLMRLPFGVPWWQIAISVSLLFATFFLVVWFAAKIYRIGILMYGKKPTWKELYKWLKY from the coding sequence ATGAGCATCATTTCATTAATTATAAAAAGAGAATTTATTGCAAAAGTGCGCAATAAGTCTTTTGTTGTCATGACGTTTTTGAGTCCGTTATTGTTTGTGGCAATTGCAGGTTTTATTGGTTATCTGAGCTCTATGAAAGCAGAGACAAAAAGAATCGCAATTCATGACGAAACGGGTTTGTTTGCCCAGGATTTTGTCAAAAAGAATAAGGAAGAAGCCGAGTTTAAATACCTCAATGTGTCTGAAATTGATACAAAAGCATTAAAAGACAGCATCACTAATGAAAATTATGACGGTTTAATTGTAATTCCAAAAACCAATAATTTATCCGATTTAGAAAGTAAAATCGAATTCATTTCCAATAACAGTCCAAGTATTTCTTTTATCGAAAAAACACAGCGTGTTATTGCGTCAAAAATTACCAAAGTAAATCTTGAGGCGGCGAAACTGGATACGACGGCCATTCAAAAAGCACAGTCTGAAGTTAATATACATTTGGTAAAAGCATCCGGAGAGGAAAGCTTAAAAGGATTGAATGAAATAAAAATAGGAATAGGCGGGGCGTTTGGATATCTGATCATGATGTTTATTATCATTTACGGTAATATGGTGATGCGAAGTGTGATCGAAGAAAAAACGAACCGAATTATCGAAATCATTATTTCCTCCGTAAAACCTTTTCAGCTGATGATTGGTAAAATCGTGGGGACTTCTCTTGCCGGGTTGCTTCAGTTTATCATCTGGGCGATCATCGGTCTGGGATTGATGTTTGCGGCTTCGGCCTTTTTTGGCGTAAATGTTGGACCTACGGCCAGAATTTCACCTGAATTAATGCAGTCGGCCCAGCATGAAATGTCGGGAACAGCTCAAATGTACATACGCGAATTATGGAATTTGCCTATTGCCAGTATTATCATTGGTTTTGTTATTTATTTCATCGGAGGATACTTTTTATACAGTTCCTTTTATGCAGCCATCGGTGCAGCAGTGGATAATCAAACCGATTCGCAGCAATTTCTATTGCCTATTTTAATGCCGCTTATTTTAAGTGTTTATATTGGTTTTTTCACCGTTGTCAATGATCCTCACGGAACCATTGCGGTTGTGTTTTCCATGATTCCGTTGACCTCGCCAATTGTAATGTTAATGCGACTTCCGTTTGGAGTGCCGTGGTGGCAAATTGCAATTTCGGTATCATTATTGTTTGCTACCTTTTTCCTTGTAGTATGGTTCGCCGCCAAAATTTACCGAATAGGTATCTTGATGTACGGTAAAAAACCAACCTGGAAAGAATTGTATAAATGGCTTAAATATTAA